A genome region from Bacillaceae bacterium IKA-2 includes the following:
- a CDS encoding cell wall-binding repeat-containing protein, whose amino-acid sequence MRKIIVLVILVLTLGVLAACSNEGVNEPEATDPEVNTETGQENEQEQALDGGLLHLNTKNVTRLNSADPYEVSILTAQTIWPATHEANRPGTIILAPLDKWQLSLASLTLVHHPNDGPLLFTNEGSIPDSILNEVERLNPKGNVEGTQIMVLGQLNEGELEKLSDYEIFQIEEEDPAAFASEIDEFYAKLINDVTESIIIGSLDETAKAYTTIAGSWITHMNESLLYVSENEIPAETIISLEKRSGNASIYVVGPESIISNEVLNQLSDYGEVTRISGESPAQVSIEFAMFKDPVTNFGWGITSPGHGIVMVPTSNTELAIASAPFAHLGKHAPMVWLEGGEFTEEMHEYLAILKPMFENDPTEGPYNHVYLIGSEQLVSFKTQGFIDEMLEIVPADSDGAGGHGTH is encoded by the coding sequence ATGAGAAAAATTATAGTTTTAGTTATATTAGTCTTAACCCTAGGTGTTTTAGCTGCTTGTTCAAATGAGGGTGTCAATGAACCAGAGGCAACTGATCCTGAGGTTAATACAGAAACAGGTCAAGAAAACGAACAAGAACAAGCGTTAGATGGTGGTTTGCTACATTTGAATACGAAAAATGTAACAAGATTAAATAGTGCTGATCCATACGAAGTATCGATTTTAACAGCTCAAACAATTTGGCCAGCAACTCATGAGGCAAACCGTCCAGGGACAATTATTTTAGCGCCTTTAGATAAGTGGCAGCTGTCTTTAGCAAGTTTAACTTTAGTTCATCATCCCAATGATGGGCCGTTATTATTTACAAACGAAGGGAGTATCCCAGATTCTATTTTAAATGAAGTTGAGCGACTTAATCCTAAGGGAAATGTTGAAGGAACCCAAATTATGGTGTTAGGCCAATTAAATGAAGGTGAACTAGAGAAATTAAGCGATTATGAAATTTTTCAAATTGAAGAAGAAGATCCAGCAGCATTTGCTAGTGAGATTGATGAGTTTTATGCGAAATTGATTAACGATGTAACAGAAAGTATTATCATTGGATCACTTGATGAAACTGCAAAAGCTTACACAACGATAGCTGGAAGTTGGATTACTCATATGAATGAGTCGCTGTTATATGTCTCTGAAAATGAAATACCTGCGGAGACAATTATATCTTTAGAAAAAAGAAGTGGAAATGCTTCTATTTACGTTGTTGGTCCTGAAAGTATTATTTCGAATGAAGTACTTAATCAATTAAGTGATTACGGAGAGGTAACACGAATTAGTGGTGAGTCACCGGCTCAAGTTTCAATAGAATTTGCAATGTTTAAAGATCCAGTAACGAATTTTGGTTGGGGTATTACAAGTCCTGGTCATGGGATTGTCATGGTTCCAACTTCTAACACAGAATTAGCAATAGCTTCTGCTCCATTTGCACATTTAGGGAAACATGCACCAATGGTTTGGTTAGAAGGTGGAGAGTTTACTGAGGAAATGCACGAATATTTAGCGATACTTAAACCAATGTTTGAAAACGATCCGACAGAAGGCCCTTACAATCATGTCTATTTAATTGGGAGTGAGCAGCTGGTTTCATTTAAAACACAAGGTTTTATTGATGAAATGCTTGAAATAGTACCAGCGGATAGTGATGGCGCTGGTGGTCATGGTACGCATTAA
- a CDS encoding cytochrome D1 domain-containing protein, protein MKTSFRWFATIAVLALLLILAACGEQQENEVVKEEETGSVEIEENKEVEGEESYIVAVANEKDQTISIIYFPEQRQEIIELEGQAHNLEVNVETGLVWATINPPHGDDDDGDGDKEDHGHGHGDDEEEKIEKVVAYDLNTLEKIEEYDVGSHPAHVTISKDGQTVVASNSGDGTISIINRTTAEIATVSVGEYPHGARISPDQQFVYVANMDSADMSIVDLKTKEEVNRIEVGNGAVQTGFSHNGKYAFVGLHLDNQLAVVDVETQELIKKIDVGVGPVQMYASYDDRYVIVANQGSDSDPSDTISIISIEDLEVVKELQLGQGAHGIVISKDSRYAFVTNMFEDTVSVVDLETLEETTRIDVGFFPNGISIN, encoded by the coding sequence ATGAAAACATCATTTAGATGGTTTGCTACAATTGCAGTTTTAGCTTTATTACTGATCTTAGCTGCATGTGGTGAGCAACAGGAAAATGAAGTAGTTAAAGAAGAGGAAACCGGTTCGGTGGAGATAGAGGAAAATAAGGAAGTAGAAGGAGAGGAAAGTTATATTGTTGCAGTAGCCAACGAAAAGGATCAAACAATTTCAATTATTTACTTTCCAGAGCAAAGACAAGAAATCATTGAATTAGAAGGCCAAGCACATAATCTTGAAGTGAATGTAGAGACAGGACTTGTCTGGGCAACGATCAATCCACCCCATGGTGACGATGATGATGGGGACGGAGATAAAGAAGATCATGGGCACGGACATGGGGATGATGAAGAGGAAAAAATAGAGAAAGTAGTCGCCTATGATCTTAACACTTTAGAAAAAATTGAGGAATATGATGTAGGGAGCCATCCTGCACATGTAACAATTTCCAAGGACGGACAAACAGTTGTAGCAAGCAATTCAGGAGATGGTACGATTTCTATTATTAACCGAACAACTGCTGAAATTGCAACAGTATCTGTTGGTGAATACCCTCATGGTGCTCGAATTTCTCCAGACCAACAATTTGTTTATGTCGCTAATATGGATAGTGCCGACATGAGCATTGTTGACTTAAAAACAAAAGAAGAAGTAAACCGTATTGAAGTAGGGAATGGAGCAGTTCAAACAGGATTCTCACATAATGGAAAGTATGCATTTGTCGGTTTGCATCTTGATAATCAATTAGCAGTTGTCGACGTTGAGACTCAAGAGCTAATTAAGAAAATTGATGTTGGTGTCGGACCAGTACAAATGTATGCAAGTTATGATGATCGTTATGTAATTGTTGCTAACCAAGGAAGTGATTCGGATCCCTCGGATACGATTTCGATTATTAGTATTGAAGATTTAGAGGTAGTGAAGGAACTACAACTTGGACAAGGTGCGCATGGTATTGTTATCTCAAAAGATAGCCGCTATGCATTTGTCACAAATATGTTTGAAGATACAGTTTCAGTTGTTGATCTTGAAACTCTAGAGGAAACAACTCGAATTGACGTTGGATTTTTCCCGAATGGAATTTCGATTAATTAA